The Triticum aestivum cultivar Chinese Spring chromosome 3A, IWGSC CS RefSeq v2.1, whole genome shotgun sequence genome includes a region encoding these proteins:
- the LOC123056937 gene encoding uncharacterized protein, with the protein MALTSNAGRVWRHSDMASASCLLYRELRTCAEPLEAELSACMEGINLTLQWTEMPIKVETNCLVTLNMINGPDKDRSRYTMLVDQIERLLRHKVALWCGWIRNQETSLIFGSGFFFIHRAQLRWFLAILSQSRLPTPRSQPQPTGRRKQRSAGEEPDLSPPPLPSVPATSPRAPLTLKGLNMAGLLLRTFIRIQPRAPMSAAGGAAPFYASCPSSPRTVAHLEVRGEQAAAEVELSKKSCIPCISKDLHAMSEDSAKKSLEQVTGWELKNEGDILKLHRAWKVKNFVKGLEFFQLVAAVAEEEGHHPDLHLVSWNNVKIDVWTHSVRGLTDNDFILAAKINELKLEGLLSKKKATSQE; encoded by the exons ATGGCTCTCACCTCCAATGCCGGGCGCGTGTGGAGGCACTCTGACATGGCATCGGCCTCCTGCCTGCTTTACAG AGAGTTGCGCACATGTGCAGAACCATTGGAGGCTGAGCTCTCGGCTTGCATGGAGGGCATCAACCTCACCCTGCAATGGACGGAGATGCCGATAAAAGTAGAGACGAACTGCCTTGTCACTCTTAACATGATTAATGGCCCGGACAAGGACCGGTCTCGCTATACCATGTTGGTTGATCAAATTGAAAGGCTTTTGAG ACATAAAGTCGCACTATGGTGTGGTTGGATTCGGAACCAGGAGACGTCCCTGATATTT GGAAGTGGTTTTTTCTTTATCCATCGTGCACAATTACGGTGGTTTTTGGCAATACTCTCCCAGTCCCGACTCCCGACGCCGCGGTCGCAGCCGCAGCCGACTGGACGCCGCAAGCAGCGCAGCGCCGGTGAAGAGCCGGACCTGTCACCTCCTCCGCTCCCGTCAGTTCCGGCCACTTCACCGCGAGCCCCACTGACCCTCAAAGGCCTCAACATGGCAGGTCTGCTGCTGCGTACATTCATCCGGATCCAGCCCCGGGCGCCGATGAGCGCCGCCGGTGGAGCCGCGCCCTTCTACGCCTCGTGTCCCTCGTCGCCCCGCACCGTC GCGCACCTGGAGGTGAGGGGGGAGCAGGCCGCTGCTGAAGTTG AAttatcaaagaagagttgtatccCATGCATTTCAAAGGATCTGCATGCCATGTCAGAAGATTCTGCTAAAAAGTCACTTGAACAG GTGACTGGTTGGGAACTGAAAAATGAAGGTGACATTTTGAAATTACACAGAGCATGGAAGGTGAAGAATTTTGTAAAAGGTCTTGAGTTCTTTCAgcttgttgctgctgttgctgaggAAGAAG GTCACCACCCAGATCTTCATCTCGTCAGTTGGAACAATGTGAAAATCGATGTCTGGACTCATTCAGTCA